A section of the Rhizobium sp. BG4 genome encodes:
- a CDS encoding TetR/AcrR family transcriptional regulator: protein MVGKRRAEMMEETRAKLIQAGRKAFATKGYAASSMDDFTAEAGLTRGALYHNFGDKKGLLQAVIDQIDAEMLVRMCAAQKQAPTRWEGFLAEGIAYIEMALEPEIQRIMLLDGPAVLGDPSQWPSQNACLTTTAATIQALINEGTVKPVDAEAAARLYNGAALNAALWIAAEKDSAEVFAKAVEAFKQLASGLLKTPA from the coding sequence GTGGTTGGAAAACGCCGCGCGGAAATGATGGAAGAGACCCGGGCCAAGCTTATCCAGGCGGGCCGGAAGGCTTTTGCGACAAAGGGTTACGCCGCATCCTCGATGGATGATTTCACCGCCGAGGCCGGACTGACGCGCGGCGCGCTCTATCATAATTTCGGCGACAAAAAGGGTCTGCTGCAGGCGGTGATCGACCAGATCGATGCGGAAATGCTGGTGCGGATGTGCGCTGCGCAGAAACAGGCACCGACGCGCTGGGAGGGCTTTCTGGCCGAGGGGATCGCCTATATCGAGATGGCGCTCGAGCCGGAGATCCAGCGCATCATGCTGCTCGACGGTCCCGCCGTTCTCGGCGATCCCTCGCAATGGCCGAGCCAGAACGCCTGCCTGACGACGACGGCGGCGACGATCCAGGCGCTGATCAATGAAGGCACGGTCAAACCTGTCGATGCGGAAGCTGCCGCCCGCCTCTATAACGGCGCGGCGCTGAATGCGGCGCTGTGGATCGCCGCGGAAAAGGATTCCGCCGAGGTCTTCGCGAAGGCCGTCGAAGCGTTCAAGCAGCTCGCAAGCGGCCTACTGAAGACGCCCGCCTGA
- a CDS encoding putative zinc-binding metallopeptidase, translating into MRLFACDNCDQVVHFDNRQCVRCNHRLGFLPEDVAMHALEPRDDVAWQLVARPQRAVRFCANAALDICNWLTSADDPNPFCIACRHNRLVPNTNTQDGIDRWRRISQAQRHLFYSLLRWHLPHPDREEDPQGGLVFDFLEDVVQNDGNVVPAMTGHEEGLIAIRAAEADDVTRELARNAMDEPYRTLLGHFRHETGHFIWNKLVRDRNGFDAFRAVFGDERQDYGVALQNHYANGAPLGWQESFISAYAASHPWEDFAECFAHYLHIVDTLETARAFGIAIDPRGHEEMAAEVDFQPYRAKDAEQLASAWIPLSVAINAIQRSMGQPDSYPFVLSPPVIAKLDYVHALIQGANMEWQRAAA; encoded by the coding sequence ATGAGACTTTTCGCCTGCGACAACTGTGATCAGGTCGTCCATTTCGACAATCGCCAATGCGTGCGCTGCAATCATCGCCTGGGCTTCCTGCCCGAGGATGTGGCAATGCACGCGCTAGAGCCGCGCGATGACGTGGCCTGGCAGCTGGTCGCGAGGCCGCAGAGGGCGGTGCGCTTCTGCGCCAATGCCGCTCTCGATATCTGCAACTGGCTGACCTCGGCCGATGATCCCAATCCTTTCTGCATCGCCTGCCGGCATAACCGGCTGGTGCCCAACACAAATACGCAGGACGGCATCGACCGCTGGCGCCGCATCAGTCAGGCGCAGCGCCATCTCTTCTATTCGCTGCTGCGCTGGCACTTGCCGCATCCCGACCGCGAGGAAGATCCGCAGGGCGGGCTGGTCTTCGACTTCCTGGAGGACGTGGTGCAGAACGACGGCAATGTCGTGCCCGCCATGACCGGCCACGAGGAGGGGCTGATCGCCATCCGCGCCGCCGAGGCCGACGACGTGACGCGCGAGCTGGCGCGCAACGCCATGGACGAGCCCTACCGCACGCTGCTCGGCCACTTCCGCCACGAGACCGGGCATTTCATCTGGAACAAGTTGGTGCGTGACCGCAATGGCTTCGATGCCTTCCGCGCGGTCTTCGGCGACGAGCGCCAGGATTATGGCGTCGCCCTTCAGAACCACTATGCCAATGGCGCGCCGCTCGGCTGGCAGGAGAGCTTCATCAGCGCCTATGCCGCCTCCCATCCCTGGGAGGATTTCGCCGAGTGCTTCGCCCACTACCTGCATATCGTCGATACGCTGGAGACGGCGCGCGCCTTTGGCATCGCCATCGATCCGCGCGGTCACGAGGAGATGGCGGCGGAAGTCGATTTTCAGCCTTACAGGGCCAAGGATGCCGAACAGCTCGCCAGCGCCTGGATCCCGCTCAGCGTCGCCATCAATGCCATCCAGCGCAGCATGGGCCAGCCGGATTCCTATCCTTTCGTGCTCTCGCCGCCCGTCATCGCCAAGCTCGACTATGTGCACGCCCTGATCCAGGGCGCCAACATGGAGTGGCAGCGCGCGGCGGCCTGA
- a CDS encoding CsbD family protein: protein MGSTSDKISGKTNEIAGKAKQAAGKVTGDRSMQAKGAVQEGKGKAQVAAGKAKDKLKDAVDRM, encoded by the coding sequence ATGGGTAGCACCAGCGACAAGATTTCCGGCAAGACCAACGAGATTGCAGGCAAGGCAAAGCAGGCCGCCGGCAAGGTGACCGGCGACCGCAGCATGCAGGCCAAGGGCGCAGTCCAGGAAGGCAAGGGCAAGGCCCAGGTCGCGGCAGGCAAGGCCAAGGACAAGCTGAAGGACGCCGTCGACCGGATGTAA
- a CDS encoding YqgE/AlgH family protein, giving the protein MSLSTLKNRRERGFFDGQFLIAMPGMEDRNFARTVVYICAHSDAGAMGFVINRPQSLTFTDVLLHLEMIKDSDSIVLPDHARDFPIQTGGPVESGRGFVLHSDDYLSDSSIPVSDDICLTATLDIVRAISKGGGPKRATMLLGYSSWGAGQLETEVGNNGWLTCAANEALIFDRSLDDKYERALAGMGVTAAMLSAEAGHA; this is encoded by the coding sequence ATGTCCTTATCGACGCTGAAGAACAGACGGGAACGCGGCTTTTTCGACGGGCAGTTCCTGATTGCCATGCCCGGCATGGAAGACAGGAATTTTGCGCGCACGGTGGTCTATATCTGCGCGCATTCGGATGCCGGGGCCATGGGCTTCGTCATCAACCGCCCGCAGAGCCTGACCTTTACCGACGTCCTGCTGCATCTCGAAATGATCAAGGACAGCGATTCCATCGTTCTTCCCGATCACGCCCGCGACTTCCCGATCCAGACCGGCGGCCCGGTCGAGAGCGGCCGCGGCTTCGTGCTGCATTCCGATGATTATCTGAGCGATTCCAGCATCCCCGTCAGCGACGATATCTGCCTGACGGCGACGCTCGATATCGTCCGCGCCATCTCCAAGGGCGGCGGTCCCAAGCGCGCCACCATGCTGCTCGGCTATTCCTCCTGGGGTGCCGGCCAGCTGGAAACCGAAGTCGGCAACAATGGCTGGCTGACCTGCGCTGCCAACGAAGCACTGATCTTCGATCGCAGCCTCGACGACAAATACGAGCGAGCTCTGGCGGGCATGGGCGTCACTGCGGCGATGCTCTCTGCTGAAGCTGGCCACGCCTGA